The following is a genomic window from Sulfuricella sp..
GATTTGGAGCAGGCGCTGGGTTAGCGCGCTACGGACCCCACGAATCGTGTGCGAACTTTTCGGCATGTCCGCCAGCTGCCCCGTGAGCGCGAAGGGATCGCTCCGTGAATTCCGCCTGCGCGGCGGACTGGCGGCGGACAACCCGGACGGATGGGGGCTCGCCTGGCTGGAAAATGGTGAATTTCAGCTTTCCAAGGAGCCACTGCCGGCACACCAGAGCGCGATATTTGAAAATTTGTGCGAAACCACGCGCTCGAACCTGATCGTCGCACATATACGCAAGGCGAAGTTTCCGCCCATCAACACCCTGAACAACACCCATCCTTTCCAGCGCGTATGCTGCGGGAGAGGGTGGGTGTTTGCCCACAATGGCCTGGTGCCGGATATTGTGGAAATGGAACAGGCAAACGACAGCCCGATCTGCTGGCCAACGGGAGACACCGATTCGGAGTATGCCTTTTGCCATCTCCTGAGCCACATTGCCCAGAACATCCGTCACTCTCCTGCCGCCGACAGTAGCGCTTCGTTCGCAACCGTGGCAATGGTCAGCGAACTGATCGCCTCGCACGGCAAGTTTAATTTCCTCATGTCCGAAGGGGAGTACCTGATTGCCTATGGCCACGACCGGCTGCACTACCTGGAACGGCACTCTGCCGCCGCCGCGAGCGTCATGATCGTCACCGAGCCACTGAACGGGGATGCGGGATGGACGCCCTTCGCCGCTGGAGAACTGCGCATCTACCGCCTCGGCAAACTGGCCGGACGGCTCATCACCCGGCCGCATCAAACCGGCCACCACTAAAGGAGTACGACATCATGAATCCTTCCAAAAACGTATCCATCATGTGTTTCCACGACGAGCTCTGCCAGGTCTTCAATGCCTTGATGACTGCGCTTTCGCTGTTGCGCAACGGCGCCAGGGTGACGATTTTTTTCGGCTCGCGCGGTGTTTTTGCCGTGCACAAGGAGCATGTGAACAGTCTTGTCTGTATGCCGGACATGCCCGAACTGGGGGCGGAGGTGACGGCGCGCATGGACGAGCTTGGCTTGCCGCTGCCGGAGGAC
Proteins encoded in this region:
- a CDS encoding class II glutamine amidotransferase gives rise to the protein MCELFGMSASCPVSAKGSLREFRLRGGLAADNPDGWGLAWLENGEFQLSKEPLPAHQSAIFENLCETTRSNLIVAHIRKAKFPPINTLNNTHPFQRVCCGRGWVFAHNGLVPDIVEMEQANDSPICWPTGDTDSEYAFCHLLSHIAQNIRHSPAADSSASFATVAMVSELIASHGKFNFLMSEGEYLIAYGHDRLHYLERHSAAAASVMIVTEPLNGDAGWTPFAAGELRIYRLGKLAGRLITRPHQTGHH
- a CDS encoding DsrE/DsrF/DrsH-like family protein — encoded protein: MNPSKNVSIMCFHDELCQVFNALMTALSLLRNGARVTIFFGSRGVFAVHKEHVNSLVCMPDMPELGAEVTARMDELGLPLPEDMFVALVAEGATLLACPLNVPLFGMSASDLVDGVKVADPATYYKDVVIQADMNLTF